A window of the Anaerolineae bacterium genome harbors these coding sequences:
- a CDS encoding iron ABC transporter permease has protein sequence MLRRTYGWNLTLLLFAVALSIAIGAVFIPPGALWRLMAARLGLAPVPADLPRYYPTILFDLRLPHTVLVLLVGSALGSSGAAYQGLFRNPLADPYLLGVASGAGLGAVVALGLHWPQSLWGAYLIPIGAFVGALGTVLLVTFLGRVNGDLSTTALILAGVAVGSFATALTSFLMLRSDGEIRRALTFLLGGAPLAGWDPVLALLPYWVLGQAGLLTAGHSLNVLQFGEEQALQLGLPVTRAKVLVLLSASLVTAAAVAFAGIIGFVGLIVPHIVRLLWGEDYRHLIPLSLLGGATSLLVMDIVARVLLAPQALPIGIVTALVGTPFFLWVLRRTRRQWLW, from the coding sequence ATGTTGCGCCGAACCTACGGATGGAACCTGACCCTGTTGCTCTTCGCCGTGGCCTTGAGCATCGCCATCGGTGCGGTGTTCATCCCGCCGGGGGCCTTGTGGCGCCTGATGGCGGCCCGTCTGGGCCTGGCCCCTGTGCCCGCCGACCTGCCCCGCTATTACCCCACCATCCTTTTCGATCTGCGCCTCCCCCACACGGTCTTGGTGCTACTGGTCGGCTCGGCCCTGGGTAGTAGTGGCGCCGCCTATCAAGGGCTGTTTCGCAACCCCCTGGCTGACCCTTACCTGCTGGGGGTGGCTTCCGGGGCCGGGTTGGGCGCGGTGGTCGCTCTCGGCCTGCATTGGCCGCAAAGCCTGTGGGGGGCTTATCTCATCCCCATCGGCGCTTTTGTGGGGGCGTTGGGAACCGTGCTGCTGGTTACCTTCCTAGGACGCGTCAACGGGGACCTCTCCACCACCGCCCTGATTTTGGCCGGGGTGGCTGTGGGCTCCTTTGCCACGGCGCTGACCTCCTTCCTCATGTTGCGCTCCGATGGCGAAATCCGTCGGGCGCTCACCTTCCTTTTGGGGGGCGCGCCCCTGGCGGGCTGGGACCCGGTGCTGGCACTGCTTCCTTACTGGGTTCTGGGCCAGGCCGGTTTGCTCACCGCCGGCCACTCACTCAATGTGTTGCAGTTCGGCGAAGAGCAGGCGCTGCAATTAGGGCTTCCCGTCACCCGGGCCAAGGTGCTGGTGCTCCTCTCCGCTTCGCTGGTCACCGCGGCCGCCGTCGCCTTTGCCGGAATCATCGGCTTCGTGGGGCTCATCGTGCCCCACATCGTCCGCCTGCTTTGGGGCGAAGACTACCGCCACCTGATCCCTCTCTCGCTGCTGGGCGGCGCCACGTCCCTGCTGGTCATGGATATTGTGGCGCGCGTGTTGCTGGCCCCCCAGGCTCTACCCATCGGCATTGTAACCGCCCTGGTCGGCACGCCCTTCTTCCTCTGGGTGCTTCGCCGCACCCGCCGACAATGGCTCTGGTAG
- a CDS encoding ABC transporter substrate-binding protein translates to MSPSRRFTWVLLALLMALAATACAQATPAVTPTALPPTATPVPPTATAVPSPTPVPPTATPPSITVTDGLGRTVTLTQPAQRIVALAPSVAESLFAIGAGGQVVAREDNTTYPPEAAQLPSVGSLWGGLPLEAILSYEPDLVIVAEITSPENVQKMEDAGLTVFRQANPKTFDDLYNNLRDLATLTGHQDEAEAFIAQLQERVQTVTQALADVQDEPSVFYELDATDPSNPWTSGPGTFISYTIQMAKGRNVGDVLDGEWAQMSIEALVEQDPDIILLADAPYGVTPESVAQRAGWDTLTAVKEGRVYPFEPSLLSVPGPRLVDGLETLAVLLHPDAFCAADWASHLNQDLLAPVCQP, encoded by the coding sequence ATGTCTCCTTCACGCCGCTTCACTTGGGTTTTGCTGGCCCTGCTGATGGCGCTGGCCGCGACGGCCTGCGCCCAGGCCACCCCGGCGGTAACCCCCACGGCTTTGCCGCCCACCGCAACCCCCGTGCCCCCCACGGCCACGGCGGTCCCCAGCCCTACCCCTGTGCCGCCGACGGCCACACCTCCCTCCATCACCGTCACCGATGGGCTGGGCCGCACCGTCACCCTGACCCAGCCGGCCCAGCGCATCGTGGCGCTGGCGCCCTCGGTGGCCGAAAGCCTTTTTGCCATCGGCGCGGGAGGCCAGGTGGTGGCCCGGGAAGACAACACTACCTATCCGCCCGAAGCCGCCCAACTACCCAGCGTGGGCAGCCTGTGGGGCGGCCTGCCGCTGGAGGCCATCCTCTCCTACGAGCCGGACCTGGTCATCGTGGCCGAAATCACCTCGCCTGAGAATGTCCAGAAAATGGAAGACGCTGGTCTCACTGTCTTCCGGCAGGCCAACCCCAAGACTTTTGACGACCTTTACAACAACCTACGCGACCTGGCCACCCTCACCGGGCATCAGGACGAGGCCGAGGCTTTCATCGCCCAACTTCAGGAACGCGTCCAGACGGTGACCCAGGCCCTGGCCGATGTACAAGACGAACCGTCGGTGTTCTACGAACTGGACGCCACCGATCCCTCCAATCCCTGGACCAGCGGCCCTGGCACGTTCATCTCCTACACCATCCAGATGGCCAAAGGCCGCAACGTGGGCGATGTGCTGGACGGCGAATGGGCCCAGATGAGCATCGAGGCCCTGGTAGAGCAGGACCCCGACATCATCCTCCTGGCCGATGCGCCCTATGGCGTGACGCCCGAATCGGTGGCCCAGCGCGCCGGGTGGGACACCCTGACCGCCGTCAAGGAAGGCCGCGTGTACCCCTTTGAACCCAGCCTGCTCAGCGTGCCCGGCCCGCGCTTAGTGGACGGCCTGGAAACCCTGGCCGTGCTGCTGCACCCCGACGCCTTCTGCGCCGCCGATTGGGCTTCCCATCTCAACCAGGATCTGCTGGCCCCCGTGTGCCAGCCCTGA
- a CDS encoding heme ABC transporter ATP-binding protein has translation MLRIAHLHAGYLSRPVLHDVTLEIAPGHITVLVGPNGAGKTTLIRALSGTLPRVRGQVTWQGHDLLRLPPQKRARFLAVVPQARHLPSAFTVRQAVALGRTPYLDWLGSLGQRDHQAVARALRLTQLEPLAERLLGHLSGGEQQRVLLARALAQETPVLLLDEPTTHLDLRHQMQILALVQRLARQENLAVLMVLHDLNLAARFADQVALLHQGRLVTLGPPKAVFTPERLARIYGLPIQVLHLPGQAFPWVVPHLPPEG, from the coding sequence ATGCTCCGCATCGCCCACCTGCACGCAGGTTACCTCTCCCGCCCGGTGCTCCACGATGTGACCCTGGAGATTGCACCAGGCCACATCACCGTCCTGGTGGGCCCTAACGGCGCGGGAAAAACCACCCTCATCCGGGCCCTCAGCGGGACGCTTCCCCGCGTTCGCGGCCAGGTGACCTGGCAGGGGCACGACCTGCTGAGACTGCCCCCGCAAAAACGCGCCCGCTTCCTTGCCGTGGTCCCCCAGGCGCGACACCTTCCCTCCGCCTTCACCGTGCGCCAGGCTGTCGCCTTAGGGCGCACGCCATATTTAGACTGGTTGGGCAGCCTGGGCCAGCGCGACCACCAGGCTGTGGCGCGCGCCCTCCGCCTCACGCAACTGGAACCGTTGGCCGAACGCCTGCTGGGCCATCTTTCGGGCGGGGAACAGCAAAGAGTGCTGCTGGCCCGCGCCCTGGCTCAGGAAACCCCGGTGCTGCTCCTGGACGAACCTACCACTCATCTGGACCTGCGGCACCAGATGCAAATCCTGGCTCTAGTACAACGCCTGGCCCGACAGGAAAACCTGGCCGTGCTCATGGTACTTCACGACCTCAACCTGGCGGCCCGCTTTGCCGACCAGGTGGCCTTGCTCCATCAGGGCCGCCTGGTGACCTTAGGGCCGCCGAAAGCGGTGTTCACCCCAGAACGCCTGGCGCGCATTTACGGCTTGCCCATTCAGGTGCTCCACCTGCCGGGCCAGGCCTTCCCCTGGGTCGTTCCCCATCTTCCCCCCGAGGGATGA
- the cobU gene encoding bifunctional adenosylcobinamide kinase/adenosylcobinamide-phosphate guanylyltransferase, with product MTPKLTFLLGGARSGKSSLAVRWARQRARQVAFIATARPTDEEMARRIARHRAERPAHWQTLELPQGVGAALLRNPPQAEVCLLDCLTLLVSNVLLAVTDPDAPDFARAHKAVVAEIAQLLAAVETSACDWIVISNETGAGLVPPFPLGRLFRDVLGWANQQMAARADEVYYLIAGIPLPLHRFRDGTGPWGPDGPSKSGDF from the coding sequence ATGACCCCCAAGTTGACCTTCCTGCTGGGCGGGGCTCGCAGCGGCAAATCCTCCCTGGCGGTGCGCTGGGCCCGCCAGCGGGCCCGGCAGGTGGCCTTCATCGCCACCGCGCGCCCCACCGACGAAGAAATGGCCCGACGCATCGCCCGTCACCGCGCCGAGCGTCCGGCCCACTGGCAAACCCTGGAACTCCCTCAAGGCGTAGGGGCGGCCTTGCTTCGCAACCCGCCCCAGGCCGAGGTTTGCCTGCTCGATTGTCTGACTTTGCTGGTGAGCAATGTGCTCCTGGCTGTGACCGACCCCGACGCCCCCGACTTTGCGCGGGCGCACAAGGCGGTGGTCGCCGAAATCGCCCAATTGCTGGCCGCCGTAGAGACTTCGGCCTGCGACTGGATCGTGATCTCCAACGAAACCGGGGCCGGTCTGGTGCCACCATTTCCCCTGGGGAGACTTTTTCGCGATGTGCTGGGATGGGCCAATCAGCAGATGGCCGCCCGCGCCGACGAAGTGTACTACCTCATCGCCGGCATTCCCCTCCCCCTGCACCGCTTCCGGGACGGCACCGGACCCTGGGGGCCGGATGGCCCCTCCAAATCCGGTGATTTTTGA
- the cobS gene encoding adenosylcobinamide-GDP ribazoletransferase, with the protein MQPFRLALGFLTILPLTPHGEVPGRGWGNALVAFPVVGALLSSVTLVVRHGALLLGLSPALAAALAVTVSILLTGGLHLDGLMDAADGLLGGATPEQRLAIMRDESVGAFGALAGMTVLLLKFAALQSAAPWGIVLASTWSRTVMALAVVSIPSARPNGLGAWWKKHARPHHAWLAGGLACALTLVAGLRGAATGLSVALFAWGLTRWMLRRVPGLTGDLYGALGELVETLALLLWA; encoded by the coding sequence ATGCAACCTTTTCGTCTGGCTTTGGGTTTTCTGACCATTCTGCCGCTCACGCCGCACGGCGAGGTTCCCGGACGCGGCTGGGGCAACGCGCTCGTTGCGTTCCCCGTGGTGGGCGCGTTGCTCAGCAGCGTGACGCTGGTCGTACGCCACGGCGCCCTGCTCCTGGGGCTTTCGCCCGCCCTGGCCGCGGCGCTGGCCGTGACCGTCTCCATCCTGCTGACCGGCGGTCTGCACCTGGACGGATTGATGGACGCCGCTGACGGCCTGCTGGGCGGCGCCACACCAGAGCAACGCCTGGCCATCATGCGTGACGAAAGCGTAGGAGCCTTTGGCGCCCTGGCCGGGATGACGGTGCTGCTGCTCAAGTTCGCTGCCCTGCAAAGCGCAGCCCCTTGGGGCATCGTGCTGGCCTCAACCTGGAGCCGCACGGTTATGGCGTTGGCCGTCGTCTCCATCCCCTCTGCCCGGCCCAATGGCCTGGGCGCCTGGTGGAAAAAGCACGCCCGTCCTCACCACGCCTGGCTGGCCGGGGGGCTGGCCTGCGCGCTGACCCTGGTCGCCGGGCTACGGGGAGCCGCCACCGGCTTGAGTGTGGCGCTGTTCGCCTGGGGGCTGACCCGCTGGATGTTGCGCCGTGTGCCTGGCCTCACCGGCGACCTCTACGGCGCCCTGGGTGAACTGGTCGAAACCCTGGCCCTGCTGCTCTGGGCGTAA